The following is a genomic window from Bacillota bacterium.
CGGTGTAACTATAGTCTACAAACTGTCAACCCCCGGGGTAAAAAAATTTGTCCCGCGTGTTACAACTATGTTACAGGTCCAGCTTAAACTGGCTCAGTTTTATTATAGGTGTTTTCACCGTCGTTTTCCTACAGCCAAATCGCAAACCATTAACCCAGCCAAATCGCAGAATTGGCGCCAGACAAAAGATCCAGCCCCCCTCTGGGGCTGGATCTCAAGTATTTAGCTCGTTAACAGCAAAATTGCACCCAATCCAGCAACAGCTTGTCAACCATGGTTGCTCTAATCTGCTTCTTCAACAATCCCCGCGAGCTTCATTAGATATAGCGCATTGCGGGTTTCCGATGGCCCCGGCCGCAACTGGTAATCAAAATAGATTTTATCATCCTCGTAGTACTCTTGGAAATGAAAGTTCGTTACTCGCTGATTCTCCGCTTCCAGCCCACAGAGCTCCAAATCATGGGTGGAAACCAGCCCAATGGCGTTGGTCCCTGTCAACTTGTTGATTAACACTTTCGCCCCTGTATGCCGATCCCGGGAGTTCGTGCCCTTAAACACCTCGTCCAGCAGATAAAAAACGCTTCTGCCCGCTTCCGCTTTCTGAACAATTTCCTTAATCCGCAAGAGTTCCGCATAGAAAGAGGACACGCTCTCGCCAAGATTATCGCCGATGCGCATGCAGGTATTTACTTCCATGAGGGAAGCCCGAAACTCCCGAGCGCATACCGGCGCGCCGGCATACGCCAGCACCAGGTTCACACCGGCAGTCCGCAAGAATGTGCTTTTCCCGGACATATTGGAGCCGGTGACCAACAACGCCCTGGTTCCGCCACCCAAAGCAATGTCATTCTGCCCCTTGCGCTCCGGCAATAACGGGTGGCCGATTGTCTGGGCCTCCAAAACCGCACCATCGTCGACGCACAGGTCGGGAAACACCCAGTCGGGATTCTCGAAGCGAATAATCGCCAGGCTGGCCAGGGCCTCAACCCTCCCCAGTGCCGCCAACCAGTCCTCCAGATATGCACCTGCCTGCTGTTTCCAACGCTCCAGGGCAATCAGGTTGCGAAAATCCCAGAGCAGCAAGATATTGAATACCATAAAGAACATATTCCTCCGGTCGCCGGCAGCATTCATCAAAGCAGCTAATTTGTCCAACTGCCGATATGCCGCTACCCCCACCTGTCCCTTCATGCCTTCTTTAATGTTAACAAGCAGCGGAGCTTGAAACTTCTCCTCCTCAACCAAGCGCAGCAACTGGTGATAGATTTGCAAGTCGGTTGCATAACGCTCCGCTAGGTTAAACACCCGCTCCCGCTCCTGCCGTTTATAGTTTAGGAGGGCGAACTGCAATACCAGCGCAGCTGCCGGCAGTATGCTGGGAATCAAATCGAAGCCAAAGGCCAAGATTAGTAGAACAATCGTAAGCGCGGGGCACAGCCGCATCAGCGCAATCACCACCGGCTTGCGGAAGAACTGATTTGCCTCCATTGCCCAGGCAATAATCTCCCCAGAATCCCTTGTTGCACCTTTGGCCAGCATCCCGGCGGCCTGGAACCGCTGCCGCCAGGATAGTTTATCCGCCAACTCGGCAACCGCCTGCTGGCGCTCAAGGATAGCGGCCCGATTGCCCTGGAGTTCGGACAACAACTCCCGGAGCTTCTGCCTGCCGGCAAAAGTCTTGGCAACACTGATCCATTGAAACACCGACCTAGGACCGAAAATGTCCAAATCACTGGTGTAGCTATGCTTGTCACCGACAAAATCCTTGCCCGCATCGGCAAACTGATCCCATGCTCCAGCCAGCCGCTGCAGGCCCTCGCTATTGATATCCCGGAGCAACGTAATCTGCTTAATCTCTTTAAGCGACTTGGCATGTGACACAACAAGCGAAACAAAGATGGCGGCAAACAGCAATAGACTAATTGTCAGCAAAAAATAATTAGCTTGCTGGTATGTAGTAATTGCTGCCACCACACCAAGGACAAACACTGCCAATCTCAGATTGCTGAGCCGGCGTTCAAATTTCTGCAGCCCCTTCAGCTGCCTATTATAACGAGCTTCTCTGTTCTCGTACTCCTGCTTTGGGGTGTTCAAGACATGCATCCTCCATTCCCAAGCTACGTATATTTCTCAAGCCAAAAGTCCAGGCCAGGCCCGGACTTTTATAATACCACATATGCACTTGTATCAGGTTTTTCCAACCAATTTTCTAAGTGCCGCAGAAAGTCTGATACGGCTCAGCCGATGGTGGCGGCGGTTCGGTGAATGCCACCTGCTCCGGAGAGTGGGCAAAGGGATCGCTCAGCACCAAGAGCACTCGCTCCATCACTTCCAGGTCGCCGTCATCGACGGCGGCGGCCAGCGCTTCTTCCACCCGGTGGTTGCGGGGAATCACTGCCGGGTTAGTGTTCCGCATCAAGTCCAGGCTTAGGGACCGAGATTCCTGCTGCCGGCCCAGCCGCGCCTGCCATTTCTCGTGCCACTGGGAAAACTCTTCACTGGCAAAGAAAGGTCCCTCCAGCTCCTCAATTGTCAAAGCCCTGAAGGTATTGGTAAAATCTGCCGCCTGCTGCTGCATCAGCTTTAGGAGTTCATCAACCAAGGCTTCATCTTCCGCTTCCTCGTTGAATAACCCCAGTTTGGCGCGCATGCCCTGCAACCAATTGTAGTCGAAGAGGGCATTATAATCGGCAATCGCATCTTCCGCCAGTTTAATCGCCCTGTCCTGCTCATCAGCCAACAACGGCAGCAGGGTTTCTGCAAACCTCGCCAGATTCCAGGCGCCAATCTGTGGCTGATTGCCATAGGCATAGCGGCCGTGTCTGTCTATCGAACTGAAAACTGTCTCCGGATCGTACGCGTTCATGAACGCACAGGGTCCGTAATCGATTGTCTCGCCGCTGAGCGCCAGATTGTCTGTGTTCATTACGCCATGGATAAAGCCAACCAACTGCCAGCTGGCAATCAGCGCCGCCTGGCGCTTGGCAACTTCCAGTAACAGCTTCAGATAGCGGTCCTCCCGGCCGATATGGGGAAAATGCCGTTCAATTGTGTACTCGGCTAGGGCCCGGAGGTCATCCTCACTGCCCCACTGGGACGCATACTCAAAAGTGCCCACCCGGATGTGGCTGGCTGCCACCCGAGTAAGGATAGCGCCAGGAAGCACCGATTCCCGGTAAACCTCTTCCCCGGTGGCCACCACTGCCAGACTGCGGGTGGTGGGAATACCTAGGGCATACATCGCTTCGCTAATAATATATTCCCTGAGCATCGGCCCCAAGGCAGCGCGACCGTCTCCCCCGCGGGAATACAAGGTTTTTCCCGAGCCCTTCAGTTGGATGTCAAAACGCTCCCCCGGGGGCGTAATCTGTTCCCCCAGCAAAACTGCCCGGCCATCCCCCAACATCGTAAAATGGCCAAATTGATGCCCGGCATACGCCTGGGCCAGGGGCAGAGCGCCCGGCGGCAGCTTATTCCCCGCAAACACCGCCACCCCCTCACTACCCCGAAGCACCTTAGGTTTCAGGCCCAGCTCCTTGGCCAGCGACTCATTGAGCACAACTAACCGGGGCGACGGGACCGGTTCCGGCTTCTGCCGACTGAAAAATTTCTCCGGTAAATTCGCATAGCTGTTATCAAAATTCCATCCGGGATTGTCTTTTACTTTACTCATCGCCATCCCCTTATCTTTTCGGCTTCTAATCTATTTATAGCTTTCTCAAACAGCTGCAAATGAACTCTAGGAATTGAGATAATTCTCTTAGCTAGTTGAGAATTAGTTGACCCCCAACCACTTTCCAGGTTGCGTCTCGCGGCCCAGTCGTACATTGTAAGAGCACGGATAGTATAAAGTACAGCAGCCCCAAGCATCTCGGGGCTACAACAAATGTTTCCAATCCCGTCTTCCATATAGAATGCGAATAACCGTAACGGTGTCATCTTGTTCAGAAATCATATAAAAAGCGACATAATTTTCCACAATCAGCTTGCGAATCCCTTGGGTGGCAAGGCGTTCGTCTGTTGCCATAGCATGACGGGTCGGTAATTTGTCCAGACTCATCACAGCTTTTTTGATTTTACCCACCAGTTTTTTTGCTATGACAGGCTCAAGCAGTTCCTCGGAAATATATTCGGCAATGGCTTGCAAATCGTCCGCCGCCGGTTTCGTCATTAGAACCTTATATTGATTCATTTTGACAATCGGTTTTCAATTTTTTCAAATACACTCTCTGCAGATACAACTCTGTTGTCTTTTACAGCTTCCATTCCTTCATCCAGCAGCTTATACAGTTCAAGCTTTCCAACAAGCTTTTCATACGTAGCTATGCTCATGACCGCCAAATCTCCCCGCCCGTTCTTGGTAATATAAACAGGTTCGGAATACTGGTGGCAAAACTCCGAAATCTCGTTGTACTTGTTTCTCAAATCAGAACTTGGTCTGATGTTTGGCATAGTGCACACCTCCAGCCATGTTATATGCATATTCTATCAATATACAGATATGCGGTCAAGGTAGTCCGACCACTAGCGGATAAACTTGCACAAAAACTTTTCCACAGGTCTTCCCACTGGACTGCCGAATGTAATATAATGTAATTGCACAACTCCATTTACTGGTAATAGATGGGAGGTTTGGCCTGGCAGGAGCTCGGTACACTTTTATCACCTGGATTTACCATTCCAGGCACCAAGGACGAAGGAGGTATTATAATGTCTTTATTTACTAAGTGCGAGAAGTTTACCGACGCAACCGATGCGCAAAAAATGGGACTTTACCCCTATTTTCATGAGCTCCATTCCCAGCAGGATGTGGAAGTAATCATGGAAGGTAAACGCCGTATTATGCTGGGCTCCAACAACTATTTGGGCCTAACCGCCGATGAAGGCGTGAAACAGGCAGCAATCGCCGCAATCGAAAAATACGGAAGCGGCTGCTCCGGCTCCCGGTTTCTGAACGGCACTTTGGATCTGCACACAGAGCTGGAACGCAATCTAGCCCGTTTCCTACGCAAAGAAAGCGCCTTGACATTTTCTACTGGGTTTCAAACAAACCTGGGCATCATCAGCACAATCTGCGGACGCAATGACTATATAATTTCCGACAAGGAAAACCACGCCAGCATTTACGATGGCTGCATGCTCAGTTACGCGAAGCATCTGCGCTTCAAACACTCAAATATGGAAGACCTGGAACGGGTGCTGGCCTCGATTCCGGAAGATGCCGGCAAACTAATTGTCACCGACGGTGTATTCAGCATGAGCGGCGATATCTGTCGCCTGCCGGATATAATTGAGCTTAAAAACAAATACAAAGCCCGGGTGTTGGTGGATGACGCCCACGGCTTGGGGGTTCTCGGCGAAGGAGGCCGGGGCACCGCCTCCCATTTCGGCCTGGAGGATGAAGTGGACATGATCATGGGTACCTTCTCCAAATCATTGGCCAGTCTCGGTGGGTATATGGTTGCCTCGGAAGTTGTCGCAAATTATATCAAACATAAATCCCGCCCGTTCATTTTCTCTGCCTCCATCCCACCTGCTTGCTGTGCCGCGGCCATAAAAGCACTGGCAATCCTCGAGAACAATCCGGAACGGGTGGACAAGCTTGCCCATCTGGCTAAGTATATGAAAGCTGCCTTAAGAAACCGGGGCATCAAGATTCAGGACTCACCCACCCCGATAATCCCCATCTATACTACAGATGTAATCACCACCCTCACGGTAAACAAACGCTTGTTTGAAGCCGGAGTATATGTCAATCCTGTCCTGCCACCGGCGGCGCCGGCAAATGACTGTCTGCTCCGTCTCAGCCTGATGGCAACCCACACCGAAGCCCTACTGGACGAAGCTGCAGATATAATCGAAGCAGTAATGAAGGAGGCAAATCTGGCATGAGCCAGACGCCAAAGGTTGTTGCGATCACTGGTGCTTCCAGCGGTATTGGCAAAGAAACGGCGCTACTGTTTGCCAAGAAATGTTGGACTGTCTACAACCTCAGCCGCAGGCCGTCAGGCCTCCCCCAGGTAACTGATATTTCAGTGGACGTAACCGATGAAAAAGCGGTCAAAACAGCTTTTGACCAAATCCAGCAACAAAGCGGCCGCCTGGACTTACTAATTAACAACGCCGGCTTTGGCATTGCCGGCGCGGTGGAATTTACTGAGCTGCACGAAGTCAGACGTCAATTTGATGTCAATTTCTTTGGCACCCTTAACAGCATAAAGGCTGCTCTGCCCATGCTGAAAAAACACAGGGGCAGGATCATCTCTGTTTCTTCTGTAGCCGCTGTATTTGCCATCCCCTTTCAATCCTTTTATTCTGCAACCAAGGCGTCGGTAAACACCCTGACCAATGCCCTGGCCAATGAGTTGAAGCCATTTGGCGTAAGCGTGTGCGCTCTGCAGCTGGGGGATGTGAAAACAGACTTCACCGCTGCCCGGGCCAAATCTCTGGCCGGGGATGATGTTTATGGCGGCGCCATCAGCCACAGCGTCGCCGTTATGGAGCGGGACGAACAAAATGGAATGCCGGCAGAGCAGATTGCCCTGGCCATCTACAAAATTGCTAAAAAACCCAGAGTTAAGCCTCTGTACACCATAGGGTGTAAATACAAACTCTTTGTCTTCCTCAACAAGTTGCTGCCCAATGCCTTGGTAAACTCCTTAATCAGAAAGATTTACGTGCAGTAAATAAGACTGACTCCCGGGCGAAATAGAACCAACCAACCCGCTACTTCGTCTTACTAACAGCATATCCGCGCAGGGATTGTCCCTGCACTATATTGAAGGGAGAGGATTGCAGCTATGCAGAGACATAAAGTTTTGCTGGTCATCTTGCTTGCCATTGCCCTTATTGTCGGCGGCTGTGGCTCATCGGATTCTTCCATGCCTGGCGCTCCCGATTTCGAAGAAGATCGGGGGGGCGACGATTATGCTGAAGCCCCCGGTGAAGGTGAGGAGCAAGGCCCCCGCTACCGCATCTACCAGGGATCCCTCCGAGTAAAGGTTGAGGATACTGAGGCGGCTGTCAAGGAGCTCAGTCAGAGGGCTGAATCGCTTGGTGGATATATCGAAGACTCCCAGCAGTGGGATTCTACATCTCCTTCAGCTTTTATCGTCCTGCGGGTGCCCCAGCCAGAGCGTAACCCTGTTTCTTAACCTCATCAGCTACCTGTTTATCCTCATAATAGCTGCCTTACCAATTCTCCTACCACTAGCTTTAATTCTTCTGGTCTGGAGCCGTTTCCGCAAACGCAAAGTTGAATCAACTAAGCCCGATGACAATCAGGACTAACAAACCATCATATAGCAAAGAGGCGCCGCGGCGCCTCTTTATTGTTGCAAGCCTACATTATCCGGATAAACCATTTCAGGACTCAAAATTCTTCAGGCTATCCCCATACTTATAGGAGATTAATTGTCTTTCTTTAGTCTTAACGTAGGCCTCCTCCTGATGAGAGTATTCAGAGATCTCTTTTGCATTAAAGCTTCGGAAAAACTCAAGAACATCCTTCATTGTAGCTAACTCTCCTTCAGTGAAAACCGATAAATCTGGCTGTTTATGAGGCTCGATATATTCCCCCTCATAGCTTCCGAATGGTTGTATAGATACAATATTGTTTTCAGTCAGATAATCCAGGAGTAGGCCGTGATTCAGGGGAACGGGTCCATAAGGTAAATGTTGGTACGGAATTCCACTTACGGAGTGGCTAAACCTCTTGTAGTTGACGAAATCAGCGTAAAACAAATACTTCATCAGCTTGCTTTTCGCTAGCTCGGGGTTAGCACTGGAGAAGAACAAAACCATATTACACATATTATCTATTTCAAACTCTCTGAAACCAAGAAAATGAGGATTAATGTACTTATAACGTTCAGACAAAAGTTCACCTAAATCTACCTGGATGTCCGGATTGTTCCCAGCTAAAGAAGCTTCTAATCTCTTTCGGTCCAGTCGTCCCAATTTTTCTTTTACTCGCAAGTACATTCGCTGGACAAAATCAGTATTGTCTCTAATCAAAATCAAAGTGTTCATGTGGGCAGAATCGGGTAAAGCTCCGGTTTCATAGCGGGCAACTGTATTTGGACTCCATTTTAGCAAAGTGGCAAAACCACGTTGAGATAGCCCGTAACGTTCCCGTACCGCCCGTATTTCTTTAGGGGAAAGCAGTTTATGCCGCTTACGATATTTGTCATATACCTTTTGAATAGTTAACTCATCTAACTCTTCGTCAAATATCGGGGTGTTACATCTGTTACAAATTCTGACCGCTGTCTCTAAATCAATATTTTCTCCTCGAACCGCATATACTTCTTGCTGCTCCTCAACTCTAGTATCACTGTCCTGGTCACACTCGGGACAGTAATAAACGTTTTCACGGTCATCTTTCATTTTCACACCCTCCAATCTTTTTAAGGTTTTTAGTTTATTATAATTAGACTTTGTTCTAATATATTTATTCCTTTTAGGCCATACCTCCAGCTAATTAGTTATCCTGGTTGGGAATATTGTAACAAATTCAAATAGTTCATGCAACCAATTGGTAGCAGTAAAGCTGAAAAAAATGGCTTCAGCTTGAAAAAACTGAGAGCCATTTACCCCATACCATATCATTTTGCGATTCAGAACGAATCAATCATCTTCACCAGGTTATTTTTAACAACATCAATTTCCTCCAGCAACGGCCGCAATCTGTCCTGCCATCCCCCTTGGTTATATCGCGTCGCATATCTGATAATCGCTTCGATATCTTCAGAGTTAAGTGTGTACGTGTTCGCCTCAGGATTGTAGCCCTGCTGCAGCCTCCTTAGCAGCGACTGGAATCCTCCAGACCCCTTCACCTCTCGCAGCAATGGCTCCATAACTTCCTCTCGGACTCTGATAAAACAATTTTAAACATAGCTTCCTCCAGTAGGCTAAATTGAAGACGGCGCTACCATCCTCGTCCTCTTCCCTTATTATACTTAAAGCTTAATCTAAAAACAGGCAGCCCTAATTTTAGAATATGTCTTGCTGTCTGTGCTGGCCAGCAACTTCCGACCATCCTTAAATCGGGCAACAAAGGTGACCTGTGTCCTCCTCCCGCCAATCAGTAAGCCGCCCAGCAGGCCGACAGGACCAAAGGCAATCCCGCCGATCGCCCCCCAACCCAAGGTGCCACTGAGCTTTTTAACATCCCTTTCTGTCACCACTTCCAGCTCTTCAATTGAACTGGCAGGGATCCTTTCGCCAAAAAAACGGTGTTGAGCTGTCCGCAGTGCAAAGGCACCAAAACCAAACTCACCTGAACCTTTGAGAAAATCCCCGGCATGCACCCGTACCTTAGCCATGGCAATCCCCCTCCCACACTAACCACATAAAATTATAGCAGGTCGCCGCGACAAAAATGTTCGGACATTTAGAGGGATATCAGGCCAATCTCAAGAATAATTCTCTAATAAATAAACAATGGGGGGATATTATGTTTAAACTGTATTGCCGAACATATCAGGGTGTGTTAAAGCTTTCCTCGTATGTATTGCCCTGGCGCCAGCCCTATTTGTTGGAAGGCGAGGGGAGCCTGCAGGAATTGCCCAAATTAATGAAGGCAAAGGACCTAAACAATGTCCTTATAGTTACTGATGCAGGGCTTGTTGCTCTAGGGCTTATGGATGATATGCTCGCCGGCTTCGCTGAGAATGGGATTGCGTACACAGTCTACGATAAAACTGTACCCAACCCGACCATCGACAATATCGAGGAAGCCCTGGAGATGTACAAGCGCAATAGCTGTGTTGGAATCGTTGCCTTTGGCGGCGGCTCGCCTATGGACTGCGCCAAGGGTGTGGCTGCCAGGGTGGCCAGACCCAAAAAAAGCATCCCTCAGATGAAAGGCCTCCTCAAGGTACTAAAAAAGATTCCACCGCTTGTGGCGGTACCTACCACTGCAGGCACTGGCAGCGAGG
Proteins encoded in this region:
- a CDS encoding DNA mismatch repair protein MutS, which translates into the protein MHVLNTPKQEYENREARYNRQLKGLQKFERRLSNLRLAVFVLGVVAAITTYQQANYFLLTISLLLFAAIFVSLVVSHAKSLKEIKQITLLRDINSEGLQRLAGAWDQFADAGKDFVGDKHSYTSDLDIFGPRSVFQWISVAKTFAGRQKLRELLSELQGNRAAILERQQAVAELADKLSWRQRFQAAGMLAKGATRDSGEIIAWAMEANQFFRKPVVIALMRLCPALTIVLLILAFGFDLIPSILPAAALVLQFALLNYKRQERERVFNLAERYATDLQIYHQLLRLVEEEKFQAPLLVNIKEGMKGQVGVAAYRQLDKLAALMNAAGDRRNMFFMVFNILLLWDFRNLIALERWKQQAGAYLEDWLAALGRVEALASLAIIRFENPDWVFPDLCVDDGAVLEAQTIGHPLLPERKGQNDIALGGGTRALLVTGSNMSGKSTFLRTAGVNLVLAYAGAPVCAREFRASLMEVNTCMRIGDNLGESVSSFYAELLRIKEIVQKAEAGRSVFYLLDEVFKGTNSRDRHTGAKVLINKLTGTNAIGLVSTHDLELCGLEAENQRVTNFHFQEYYEDDKIYFDYQLRPGPSETRNALYLMKLAGIVEEAD
- a CDS encoding YdiU family protein, with protein sequence MSKVKDNPGWNFDNSYANLPEKFFSRQKPEPVPSPRLVVLNESLAKELGLKPKVLRGSEGVAVFAGNKLPPGALPLAQAYAGHQFGHFTMLGDGRAVLLGEQITPPGERFDIQLKGSGKTLYSRGGDGRAALGPMLREYIISEAMYALGIPTTRSLAVVATGEEVYRESVLPGAILTRVAASHIRVGTFEYASQWGSEDDLRALAEYTIERHFPHIGREDRYLKLLLEVAKRQAALIASWQLVGFIHGVMNTDNLALSGETIDYGPCAFMNAYDPETVFSSIDRHGRYAYGNQPQIGAWNLARFAETLLPLLADEQDRAIKLAEDAIADYNALFDYNWLQGMRAKLGLFNEEAEDEALVDELLKLMQQQAADFTNTFRALTIEELEGPFFASEEFSQWHEKWQARLGRQQESRSLSLDLMRNTNPAVIPRNHRVEEALAAAVDDGDLEVMERVLLVLSDPFAHSPEQVAFTEPPPPSAEPYQTFCGT
- a CDS encoding type II toxin-antitoxin system RelE/ParE family toxin, with the translated sequence MNQYKVLMTKPAADDLQAIAEYISEELLEPVIAKKLVGKIKKAVMSLDKLPTRHAMATDERLATQGIRKLIVENYVAFYMISEQDDTVTVIRILYGRRDWKHLL
- a CDS encoding type II toxin-antitoxin system prevent-host-death family antitoxin, translating into MPNIRPSSDLRNKYNEISEFCHQYSEPVYITKNGRGDLAVMSIATYEKLVGKLELYKLLDEGMEAVKDNRVVSAESVFEKIENRLSK
- a CDS encoding pyridoxal phosphate-dependent aminotransferase family protein, with amino-acid sequence MSLFTKCEKFTDATDAQKMGLYPYFHELHSQQDVEVIMEGKRRIMLGSNNYLGLTADEGVKQAAIAAIEKYGSGCSGSRFLNGTLDLHTELERNLARFLRKESALTFSTGFQTNLGIISTICGRNDYIISDKENHASIYDGCMLSYAKHLRFKHSNMEDLERVLASIPEDAGKLIVTDGVFSMSGDICRLPDIIELKNKYKARVLVDDAHGLGVLGEGGRGTASHFGLEDEVDMIMGTFSKSLASLGGYMVASEVVANYIKHKSRPFIFSASIPPACCAAAIKALAILENNPERVDKLAHLAKYMKAALRNRGIKIQDSPTPIIPIYTTDVITTLTVNKRLFEAGVYVNPVLPPAAPANDCLLRLSLMATHTEALLDEAADIIEAVMKEANLA
- a CDS encoding SDR family oxidoreductase; translated protein: MSQTPKVVAITGASSGIGKETALLFAKKCWTVYNLSRRPSGLPQVTDISVDVTDEKAVKTAFDQIQQQSGRLDLLINNAGFGIAGAVEFTELHEVRRQFDVNFFGTLNSIKAALPMLKKHRGRIISVSSVAAVFAIPFQSFYSATKASVNTLTNALANELKPFGVSVCALQLGDVKTDFTAARAKSLAGDDVYGGAISHSVAVMERDEQNGMPAEQIALAIYKIAKKPRVKPLYTIGCKYKLFVFLNKLLPNALVNSLIRKIYVQ
- a CDS encoding DUF4349 domain-containing protein, with protein sequence MQRHKVLLVILLAIALIVGGCGSSDSSMPGAPDFEEDRGGDDYAEAPGEGEEQGPRYRIYQGSLRVKVEDTEAAVKELSQRAESLGGYIEDSQQWDSTSPSAFIVLRVPQPERNPVS
- a CDS encoding DUF4065 domain-containing protein codes for the protein MKDDRENVYYCPECDQDSDTRVEEQQEVYAVRGENIDLETAVRICNRCNTPIFDEELDELTIQKVYDKYRKRHKLLSPKEIRAVRERYGLSQRGFATLLKWSPNTVARYETGALPDSAHMNTLILIRDNTDFVQRMYLRVKEKLGRLDRKRLEASLAGNNPDIQVDLGELLSERYKYINPHFLGFREFEIDNMCNMVLFFSSANPELAKSKLMKYLFYADFVNYKRFSHSVSGIPYQHLPYGPVPLNHGLLLDYLTENNIVSIQPFGSYEGEYIEPHKQPDLSVFTEGELATMKDVLEFFRSFNAKEISEYSHQEEAYVKTKERQLISYKYGDSLKNFES